One Papaver somniferum cultivar HN1 unplaced genomic scaffold, ASM357369v1 unplaced-scaffold_76, whole genome shotgun sequence genomic window carries:
- the LOC113344312 gene encoding uncharacterized protein LOC113344312, with product MNSIRCCISCILPCGALDVIRIVHSNGKVEEFTRTIRAEDIMKANPKHVLKKPTSLLSNDGDCAVQKIVIVPPDAELQRGKIYFLIPAATNSVDPNKRRSRDRSSPANSGVRRANKIKKAVTEENNINSHSMSTANEILISDRYLKEILSESKVSSSNHRDRRRGRIGVWRPHLESISEIPISEPLLL from the coding sequence ATGAACAGTATAAGATGCTGCATATCTTGCATTCTACCATGTGGAGCTCTAGATGTTATAAGAATCGTGCATTCGAATGGAAAAGTGGAAGAGTTTACGCGAACGATCCGAGCTGAAGATATAATGAAAGCAAATCCTAAACATGTTCTCAAAAAACCCACATCATTATTATCAAATGATGGAGATTGTGCTGTTCAGAAGATCGTTATAGTTCCACCTGATGCTGAATTACAGAGAGGGAAGATTTATTTCTTGATTCCTGCAGCAACAAATTCAGTAGATCCCAATAAAAGAAGAAGCCGCGATCGATCATCGCCAGCCAATTCTGGTGTAAGAAGAGCTAATAAGATCAAAAAGGCGGTTACAGAAGAGAATAATATCAATAGTCATTCAATGAGCACTGCTAATGAAATTCTTATCTCTGAtaggtatttgaaggaaatactatCAGAAAGTAAAGTTTCGTCTTCGAATCACAGAGATCGAAGAAGGGGAAGGATAGGTGTCTGGAGACCTCATCTTGAAAGTATTTCAGAAATCCCGATCAGTGAACCATTACTACTATAA